One Drosophila ananassae strain 14024-0371.13 chromosome XR, ASM1763931v2, whole genome shotgun sequence genomic window, AGTCATAGTTACTTCTACTGCCTTGGCGCACTGTTTAGAACCAATTCTTTAGTAGGTATGCCCCAGATTATGCCCcagatttattttagatttattttaacaatATCTCTTTGTTTTAAACAATAATGGATGTTACACAAAAACTAGTTTGTCACTACTATTAAAATGAACTGAAAACTGCCTGTAAACATATTCGCATTTAAAGACTTCCGCCTCTTCATAACTGGCTAGAAGGTAAGCTCCTATTTCTTAAGCTACTGGCGCCTCCTGGTTAGGCCACTCCTCCTTCTTCGCTCTCCTAAAACCATAAAATGCGATTGTGGCTTGTGTTGCCAGCCACATGGAGCACACGGATCCTTACCCCAGTGGCACAGACGGTGGCTGCCTCGAACAGGATGGTGGTGGTGCCGTTGCGACCACTGGATGCTGTTGTCAGATGCTGTGGTCCTGCGGCGCcggctgctcctgctcctgctccggtGGTGGTGGgcgtggatgtggatgtggatgtggcgTTGGTGGCCAGGCAAACGGCTGGAaaggaaaacaacaaaacgGATTCAGTTTTAAACGCAACAGAGATCGCCGATGTGGGTGGTGAGTGGAAGTGGGGGAGTGCGGGAGTGTGGGAGTGAATTAAATTGCATAACAATCGCGGCAAGGTCCCCCATTTCCAAGCGTATGCAAAACTTGATCCACATTCTGGAGGAGAGTCATGCAAATGCCGCCGCTTTTTTCATGGCTTCCAAGGAAAATCGAATCAAGATCGGATCGAGACACACCTTTGTCGGTTTGTGGAATgctctgttgctgctgctgctgctgctgctggtcggTTGGCGTGTCCCTCTGAAGGTTGAGTCGCTTGCTGATGTCGCTCAGTCGCTTCTGCAGCTCGATTTTCTGCTTCGCCAAAAGCTCCACCTCCGCCTCTTGTTCGCGATTACGCGCCGTCAATTGCTGCAAAAAGATATCAAGAATGAATATGAAAatgttataatttttaataaatagtaAGGTCCTAGGTTGATTTTCTTTTGGCGGAGCTATGTcgttttcaaaaatttaaaacgaCATATATTCAAGAAACTAAGAACGACATATTTATGGCATTTTCTCATTTGATCTAATAAtcgtttataaaatataatcttaATGTTTTTGTTAAAAGGGCATGGAAAACACAATTACGTAACCTTTTTTCTGTTACAAATTATGTTGTTTTCAAAAGTTATGAGCTACATATTTTTAGAGCTACATATCTATCTGACTATCTGAAAAACGACATATttatcttcttttttttttatcttttgatCTAATCTaataattttctataaaatataattgaaaTGTATCCTTTTTTCTAGTTTTCTGATGTCATATGGAGCTACTCCAAAGACCAAGAACGACATATCTttgatcattttttttaacatttttaattttttagaaCAAGTTGCTATAAAATGTAATTGAAATGTATCTGTTTTATTAATGGGATCATGTCGCTTTATTCTGAAAGAGTTATGTAGCTTTGAAAACTCCTTAAATACCTTCCCTAAGACCAAGATCGACATATCTCTGTTCCATTTTCTCATTTGATCTCTCAACTTTATGAAGATccctttgaatatttttaataaaatatgaaaagctGCCACTTGTATGTCTTCAGACTCAAGTTCCTCCCAAAAGCAAGCCTCTTCACTGTTCCTTTACTGTTTCAAGCACTCACCTTGACATATTTGTGGGCCGTGTCGAGTATAATCAAGTTGGAGGTCTTCTTGCGGTCCTCGTCCTTCATGGGAAGCTCCTTCTTCAGCTGGTCGTAGCACTCCTTTAACTGGGCACGACGGTTCTTCTCCAGCTTGTTGTGCACTTCCCGAGTGCCAGCTCTGAAAGGAACAGGAATATGTTTAGTTTctctattaaaattttaatgggcagtctttaattatatttaatattaatgatTTTATCACATCTGTCATCTGTAGTTCTTTAaggatatttatttttaagttattgaaattttttgtatttagttGAACAAAAGTGTTCACATTAAggttttttattctttttttgtgaaataaaaattaatcttaatactgtttttttttaatattcctTCTCTACGAACTAAAACTTTTTCGTGCGGCACCCGAGGGAGCTGCCGTACAATGTACGGCTCGAAAAAAGAGGAGAATAAAGACAAGGAGCAAGAATTTTGTTGCTCAGATAAGGACTATGAGTCCTTAATAGACTTAATAATAGACTCATAAAACATTTTAATCAAGAAATTTTGTATCcctttttaatatataatttaataaataatatttaatatatttaatataataataataaataataattaataaaatatataatttttattaattctatcaaattatttaaacttaaattgTTAGAAAATGAAAACTCACCCATTGCTGTTGGAACTGGTGGTGCGCCTTCGTCCCAAGTGGGCGGGTTGAGTGTGGGCGGTCAGCTGGGAGCCGGCGGGGGCGGAGGAGGCGACGTTGATGGCGGCGGGACCAGTAACTGCTCCCACTCCGGCGCCCGGTATCGCTCCCGCCCCGGCGGCCGcagcggtggcggcggcgatCGTGTGGACGTTGATCATCGGGCGGTAGGGCAGGGCGGTGCTGGCGCCGCCACTGCCGCTCCGGACGTAGGCGCCCAGGTGGCCGGCCTGAAAGTGGTGCGCCTCCTGCTGGTGGCCAGGAGCTGAAAATTTATGGGAGGAGAGTGAGTAGGAGCGGGTGCGCGTGTCGCCCACTTTCCGCGTGGGCATCGGGGGCGGGGTGAGGGTGATGCTCGACTTTCCCAGGCCCAAGTGCTGCCGCGGCTGCGAGGCGGCCGACCAGCACTGGTCGAATCTCTCCATGCCGGCGTGATATCTGGACTTGACATCATCGTTCAGGTGCAGGTGGAGATACTTTTCCGGTATCTCCACCAGGGTGGCCAGTTTGTGCTTCTGAGTGGTCGAAGCTGGCACATTTGCGGTGGCGGATGTTGCACGTGTAGCTGCCCCTGtccctgccactgccactgcccctgcccctgtccCTGCCTCTGCGGCTGCGGACTCAACTGCCGCAGCTATCAAGAAAGGGGAACCGATCACAAGGGGCGACGGCGGACATGCtgaggcggaggaggagggcgaGGCAGTGCCGGAAGAGCTTGGGGAATTGCTTCCAGTTCCTCCTCCTGCCCTTGCTCCAGcacctgctcctgctcctgctcctgcccctgctgttgttgccgctgcGGCCGCTGCTCTGCCTGTTGCATGTTGCGGGGGGTGGTGGATGGTTCTGTTGCTCGAGGAGCTATCGTCCTCTATTTCAAGCCAAACAGTGTGCGCGAAACgaaaaaatcagaaaacagaaaacagaaaacagaaaatcaGAAGAAAATCATAAATTGTGGCGGGAAAgggaaatgaaaagaaaatgtCGAGGAGAGTGGATGGGAAAATGCAAATGAGGGGGTGAAGTGCTAATGAACTGGGTCCTAGTTACTGCGAGAACCCCCCATAGCCCCAAGAACACATTCTTCTGCCCGGATTTCTTATCGGGAAGGCACATCttatcaaaaattcaaaatttaataaaaaattattatgcgtttttgttttgtaaattttgaacaattcaaaaaaatgtttaaaaacaaaaaatatatctaatttttatataatttaatattttaaaaaaaaaaacaattatttagtTCGTTAGTTAATAAAAAGAagaattgtatttaaaaaaaaatacattttaaggcctttaaaaacttattaaaaatactattgtcaaaaaaaatattataaaaaagaaccattttttttttaacatataTTAGCAATATTAACAAAGCCAATAGTTTcgttatttaaataattataaaaaaatgaaaaattaatttattaatttattagtgTCTATACTACGgtgtttttactttaacatatatataatatttatagacTTTCAATTTgtctttttttgtatttttattataatattttaggaataattaaaaaaacaaaaaatttaagcaAAAAGTACAATTCAGACTAAACAATTTGAggtatattttaaaaaaaattcatttcatttatttaatatttatttaatgaataattcatttagttactattttacaaatattttaatttaatttcgatTGAATTGCTTTGTTtatttctgtttattttaagAGTTTATTGaatagtttttttaattatttatttaatcttATCCATCTATTGAACTATTACCAAAAATATGACACAATTCTGATAaactttaattattttatttcaaataattcCCTAATTTCAGATTACTTGGCTTTTACATTTAaattcctaaaaaaaaatcggatAATAATTAATGAGTGTATCTTGTTAATTgtgttttaattgaatttcgcAAAGCTTCCTGTAATTATTCCAACTTAAAACCACAAAATGCGAAAcggaaaacaaaaactaaaattaaatttaaataaatcagAACACAAAGGGCTCGCAGCacaacgaaacaaaacaaatatttaatgaatGTAAATTAATTCGGGTTAAAGACAACACACAAAACACAACCAACaagcaacaaaggcaacaaaGGCAGAAGGCAGCAATCAGAGCTCGATGAAGGTCCTTTAGTGGGTTAATTATACATGATTAGTGGGTGGTGGGGGTAtgcgtgtgtgcgtgtgttagTAATGAATTAATTACGCATTCGTGGAAAACCCAATGCGAACTTCCATTGAAACAAATCCGACAGCCCAACCTCACAACGGAAAAGAGGGAAAAACGTtcaaataaaaggaaaaacagTAGCAGCGAATCGCATTTTGTATGCAATATTAATGATTTATTTCCCTTAgtcattttttttctgtttttttttttttttttttatttttagttaggTGTACCCCTTAGGAAAAGTGAGA contains:
- the LOC6505300 gene encoding pneumococcal serine-rich repeat protein isoform X1; amino-acid sequence: MSGSGGINTLLRAAYFIEQNEKLPQAGGGNGVVGVGVALPQHLPQQPTLHCSLTNGKTISIINNNNNNNSTNINNNNSTSQLNRNSSSSSSSNGIIAATPSSLTNGNGSGSGSGSNGIGVVGIFGNVNGLTNGHCSTRSALTGGVAEEYVIGGSAATNGHTEGRTIISEDDSSSSNRTIHHPPQHATGRAAAAAATTAGAGAGAGAGAGARAGGGTGSNSPSSSGTASPSSSASACPPSPLVIGSPFLIAAAVESAAAEAGTGAGAVAVAGTGAATRATSATANVPASTTQKHKLATLVEIPEKYLHLHLNDDVKSRYHAGMERFDQCWSAASQPRQHLGLGKSSITLTPPPMPTRKVGDTRTRSYSLSSHKFSAPGHQQEAHHFQAGHLGAYVRSGSGGASTALPYRPMINVHTIAAATAAAAGAGAIPGAGVGAVTGPAAINVASSAPAGSQLTAHTQPAHLGRRRTTSSNSNGAGTREVHNKLEKNRRAQLKECYDQLKKELPMKDEDRKKTSNLIILDTAHKYVKQLTARNREQEAEVELLAKQKIELQKRLSDISKRLNLQRDTPTDQQQQQQQQQSIPQTDKAVCLATNATSTSTSTPTTTGAGAGAAGAAGPQHLTTASSGRNGTTTILFEAATVCATGLTTVINKTNATPASNISAAANGNGSSKHTGAAATAALTPAIGFMTLKSGNGNSLLAISPTAIQQQAQQLQLQQQQQQQHHHSSPAGSPSSNGAAGGGTGAGAGVVGATITRGSPTPSTPSPSPSSSSSGVSSSASFIGSSSSSSSSSSSSSSSSSSSSSSSSSSSPTQQTPTATATAHLVGGRSVNLKFHGGAGGGATSLNGGATIVAAAVPTAGGPANGFHQTDKDRNYNFLMLSAGTTAQ